The segment CTCCACTTAAGTTCTTCTCATAGGATGTCAAGTATATCCCCATAAAACATACCGTAATAAAAGGGCATATAGCCGGAAGCCGGCTATACACCCTTTTACCTGATAAAATTCATTCAAATGTAATGCCGCCCGTTTCGAGCAAATCCCGTACCGTTACACTGACCATAATCAGGCCGACTACAGGGGGGACAAAAGAAGTACTGGCCGGAGGCTGCTTCGCCTTGCGCCGGTCCGGCGCATTCGCAGGCACAATCTGCTCCGTCACATCTTCGCGCGGCTTCACAGGCTTCTCGGTGGAGAAGACCACCTTCACGCCCTTCTTGATGCCTTCCTTACGCAGTCTGGTGCGGATCACCCGGGCAATCGGGTCCATGGTAGTCTTGGAGATGTCGGCGACCTGGAAGCGGGTGGGGTCCATCTTGTTGGCCGCTCCCATGCTGGAGATCAGCGGGATCTTCCGGGCCAGACATTCCTTGATCAGGTGAATCTTATAGATAATCGTATCCGAAGCGTCAATCACATAGTCCAGCTTGTATTTGAACAGCTCCTCATACGTCTCTTCGGTGTAGAACATATTCAGCGCAATCGCTTCGCAGTCCGGATTAATCAGCTTGATGCGGTCCACCATCAGGTCGGTTTTGTTCTGGCCGATGGTCGTGGTCAGCGCATGGAGCTGGCGGTTGATGTTGGTAATATCCACCGAATCCTTATCAATCAGGATAATGCGGCCGATTCCGGTCCGGGCCAGCGCTTCCGCTGCCATAGCGCCTACTCCGCCGATCCCCAGCACAGCTACTGTGCTGTTCTTCATGATCGCCAGGCCTTCCGGCCCGATCGCCAGCTCCGTACGCGAGAACTGATTCAGCATGATGTCAGCCTCCTATGATTTATTTCTTTTCTTTCTCCGGTTTCGGTGCCAGCTTGATGTGCAGCTGCTCCAGTTGTCCGGCATCCACCGGGGATGGGGCATCCATCAGCAGGTCCGTTGCACTTGCCGTCTTAGGGAAGGCAATGGTCTCACGCAGGTTCGTGCGGCCCGCCAGCAGCATAATCAGACGGTCGAAGCCAAACGCGATGCCGCCATGCGGAGGCGTGCCGTATTCAAAGGCATCCATCAGATAGCCGAATTTCTCATAGGCCAGCTCCTGCGAGAAGCCGAGTGCATTGAACATTTTCTCCTGAACGTCACGCTTGTAGATACGCTGGGAACCGCCGCCCACCTCGTAGCCGTTCAGCACCAGGTCATACGCCTGTGCACGGATGGCGCCAGGATCGGTATCGAAGAGATGCAGGTCTTCGTCCATCGGACGTGTGAACGGGTGATGCTCAGCCACATAACGCTTCTGGTCCTCATCGTAGCCAAGAAGCGGGAATTCCGTTACCCAGGCGAATTTGAACACACTGTCGTCGATCAGACCAAGCTGGCGGCCGATCTTCAGACGCAAGGCGCCAAGCACATCGGCTACCACCTTCTTGGTATCAGCGGAGAAGAGCAGCAGGTCGCCATCCTCGGCACCTGTGCGCTCCTTCACGGCAGCGATTTCTTCCTCGGAGAAGAACTTCACAATCGGTCCCTTGAACTCGCCGTCTTTGACCTGAATCCAGGCCAGACCCTTGGCGCCGTAGCGTGCAGCGTATGGTCCAAGATCGTCAATCTCCTTACGTGTCCAGGTGCCGCAGCCCTTGGCGTTCAGACATTTCACTTCTCCGCCCTTCTCGATCACGGAAGCGAATACCTTCACGCCGCTCTCAGCAACGATATCATTCATCTCTACCAGCTCCAGGCCAAACCGCAGGTCCGGCTTGTCCGAGCCGTATTTGCCGATCGCTTCGGCATAGGTCAGCCGCTGGAACGGTGCGGATACCTCAACCCCAATCGTCTCCTTCAGCAGACGCTGCATCAGCTTCTCCATCATCGACAGCAGCTCATCCTGCGGCATGAACGAGGTCTCAATATCGAACTGCGTGAATTCCGGCTGGCGGTCAGCGCGCAGGTCCTCATCACGGAAGCAGCGGGCCATCTGGTAATAACGCTCGATGCCGCCGACCATCAGCAGCTGCTTGTAGATCTGCGGTGACTGCGGAAGCGCGAAGAATTCCCCTTCATGCACACGGCTTGGCACGAGATAGTCACGTGCGCCTTCCGGCGAGCTTTTGGTCAGGATCGGTGTTTCTACATCAATGAAGCCTTCACTGTCCAGGAAATCGCGGAAGATCTTAGCCGACTTGGAACGAAGCAGCAGCGTCTTGTGCATCTCCGGACGGCGCAGATCCAGGTAACGGTATTTCATGCGCAGGGATTCGTCTACTTCCACTCCGTCTTCGATGAAGAATGGAGGCGTCTTGGCCGCATTCAGCACTTCGATGTCTGTAATCTGCACTTCAATCTCACCGGTCGGCAGGTTGCGGTTAATAGTCTCTTCATCACGCTTAACTACCTTACCTGTCACGGACAATACGTATTCACTGCGGACCTTATCGGCAATCTGCAGCGCTTCTCCGGAATAGTCAGGATTGAATACAATCTGTACAATCCCTGTCCGGTCGCGCAGATCAATGAACAGCACGCCTCCAAGGTCACGGCGGGTCTGCACCCAACCGTTCAATGTTACTGTCTCACCGATGCTCGCTGTCGTTAATTGTCCACAGTTATGGCTTCTGGTCATCTTTTATCCTACCCCTTCATGATTAAAATTACATATGCTTGCCTTTCCGTCTAATTCTGAATCAGCGCCTCTGCCAGTTCGTCCAGCTTCACAGTCCGCTGCTCGCCGGTCTCCATCGACTTCAGTGCGATGACGCCGCTATTCAGCTCGTCTTCACCGAGAATCGCCGTATACCGGGCTGACATGCGGTCCGCCGACTTCATCTGCGCCTTCATCTTGCGTCCCAGGTAATCGCGCTCCGCCGAGAATCCAAGGCTGCGCAGACGGAACAGCTGCTTCGTGATCTCCAGATCTGCTGCTTCACCTAATGCGACGAAATACACATCCAGCGGCTTTGCCGCTTCCAGCGACACACCCTGATTCTCCAGAATCAGCAGAATCCGCTCCAGGCCAATCCCGAAACCGATGCCCGGCTGATCCGGTCCGCCGATCTCCTCGACCAGACCATTGTACCGGCCGCCGCCGCCCACCGTGTCGATAGAGCCAATGCCTGCCGCTTTATACTCAAACGCTGTATGCGTGTAATAATCAAGGCCGCGCACCAGGCGAGGGTTGATGCTGTACTCCACACCCATCACATCCAGATGCCCCTTCACCTTCGCAAAATGCTCTGTACACTCTTCATCCAGACTGTCCAGAATAGAAGGCGCACCGCCGAACTTGTCCTGATCAACCTTGCAGTCCAGCACACGCAGCGGGTTGCGTTCCATCCGCCGCTGGCAGTCGCTGCACAGGCTCTCTCTCATCGGTCTCAGGAAATCCAGCAGCTTCTCGCGGTAAGCCGCACGGCTCGGCGCATTGCCAACCGAGTTCAGCTCTACCCGCACATCCTTCAGCCCCAGATCAATGTAGAACTGGTATCCAAGCGAGATGACTTCAGCATCAATTGCCGGGTCCACCGCGCCGAACGCTTCGATGCCGAACTGATGGAACTGGCGGTATCTGCCGGCCTGCGGACGTTCATAACGGAACATCGGTCCGATATAATACAGCTTGCTGACATCCGGCTCTCCGTACAGCTTGTTCTGGACATACGCGCGTACCACGCCTGCTGTCCCTTCGGGACGCAGCGCCAGATCGCGGTCGCCCTTATCCTTGAAGGTATACATCTCACCTTCTACAATATCCGTTGTTTCGCCGACTCCGCGCTCGAACAGCCCGGTGTGCTCGAACAGCGGGGTACGAATCTCCCGGTAATTGAAGCGGCGGCACAGTTCTCTGGCCTTAGCCTCCACCACCTGCCATTTCTCTACTGCACCCGGCAGCACATCCTGTGTACCTGTCGGTTTTTCGAATCTTTCTTTAGCCACAGTCTATCCCTCCTGAAAATAACCCCTTAAAACAGCAAAAAACCCCTCATCCCTGTTCAATTACAAACAGGGACGAGGGATTATCATAACCAATAATTCACCCGTGGTACCACCCACATTCCGGGCTTAGCAACTTGCTCTGCGTAAGCTCCGCTCTAAGCGGTTAACGCCCGCCTACGCGCAATTCGGCTACTGACTGTAGGCAATCCTGCTGCCTGCGTTCGCCGTGCGTTCTCGGGGAGGTCATTCGTCCGTTCATCAACAGAATCCTTACAGCCTTGCCGATCAGCATGTGTCCTCCTTACCTGGACGACAGCCATGATCTGCGGGATTCCTCTCTGGGGTTGTGGGTTACGGATTACTTGGTCCCGTCATCAAAACAATATAACTTACCGTATACTGTTAGATTCTACTGAACCACTGCGCTAAAGTCAAGGATTGAATAAAATAAGCTGCCTCCAGCGTTCCTTCCGCCAAATGGACTGAGATTCCGTTATTAAGGCAAAAACTCATAATTCTCAGCCTAACCGGACTCAGATTCCGCTATGCACCTACATATACCTCATTATTCGCTCAAATCAACCTAATAACGGAATGTCAGTCCGCGTCCGCTTCAAAATAACGTTTTTTGGACAAATAGGCGCTTCTCAGTCCGCTTCACTCTGCTGGGACTCACTCATGCGCCAACCCTAAAACAAAAAAGTGACCTGCAGCCGATTGCTGCAGGTCCATCATCATATATTATAAAAAAGGGGGTCATGCTTCTATTATAAACACGCTATATTAAGGAATCATGAATGGAGTGTTACAGTTGCATTACAGAAAAGAAAGCGTTTCACCAAGCCGTCCAAATCCCCGCTGCATGCTAATCCATAGGTTACACCATCCCCCTGTTCCTGTCTACATATATCCTGCCGTTTTCTCTTTTTGCTGCAGAACAAAATTATTCAAACGGATGGATGAATAAGATTACCTTCGCGCGAACACAATGTATGCTGTTTTTCACATACATTCAGGTCGTGTGCCTGCTTGCGAGCACCGTTTTGGGGCAGTAATGTTGCACTTTTGGCAGGATTTCTCATGGATGTATTCAAGGAATACTCATCTCCAAATCTAAAAAACAGCTCCAGCCTCTCCATAACGGAGGGCTGGAGCTGAAATGTATACCGGCGGGAACCGCGGTCCCTTTTAATCAAAAATCTCCACATAGGCCTGCTTGCCGCGCAGAACCTCTACAACCTCGTTGTAATGATTCTCGGCTACCTTGAGATCCATGACATAATGCAAGTGCTCCAGGTCACTGCTTGTCAGCTCTTCCCCTCTATGCACTTCGCCCTCCGTGCGTACTTCATCGGCGCGTACTTCATCCGTACGTTTCAGATCATCCTCTGCCGCAACTGCCGGAACAATGGCCGCCCCGGACCCCATACCTGTTGCACCTCCGGCAGCGTAAACGCCTCCGGCACCTGTTGAAGCGGTATTGGTGGAGCCCAGCGGGATCAGAATGTTGCGCCGGTTATTTACTCCATTATCCAAAGGGTCCGTTAACGCCGATACCTCAATCCCCTCTACACCGTAAGGAATCAAAGAAGTTTTAGCACCTTCCGCTGCATCTTCTGTACTGAAATAGGCTTGGATTCTTCTAGTCATTGTAAATCCCTCCCATAAAGTTGTATTATGCCAAACGGGTTATGCAGGTATTTCTTGTATTACAACACCTTAAGCAGCTCACGCACAAAAGCGGGCTCATCCTTGGGTGTGCGTGAAGTAATGTAATTGCCGTCTACGACGACCTCTTCATCCTTGAACTCCGCACCGGCATTGATCAGATCATCCTTCAGCGGTGGATAGGAGGTAAGCGTGCGTCCTTGCAGCAGTTCAGCGCTGATCAGAATCTGCGGCCCGTGGCAGATAGCGGCAATCGTCTTGCCTGCACGGTCAGCATCCTTCACGAATTGCAGAATATCCGGGTCAAGACGGAGATTCTCCGGCGAAGATCCGCCTGGAATGACTATCGCATCATACTCTGCGGCTGTGACCTCGCTGACCGCTTTATCGGCGGCATAGGATACGCTTCCTTTTTTGCCGAGCAGGGTCTCATTCTTCTTCAGACCGATGATTTCTGCCTGATGTCCTGCCTGTAGAACTTCTTCGTAAGGAACCTTCATTTCAGAATCTTCAAAGTCATTGGCGAGCAGAAAAGCTACTTTACTCATGAGATCCATATCTCCTCTCTACGCTGCTTTCGTTCATGTCAATCTATTACCCTCATTCCCCCGCTTTATAACGAGCCCTGGCAGGTTCGATGCAAATTCTTATTTCACAACTACAATCTCTATGCGTCGAAAAAAGCAGTCCGCTGCCCTTCGCTTCTTCTAGGTCCGGGGCAGAAGACCGCGGCGCATTCCACGCATTCCCTGCATCTCCTGCATCTCCTGCGTCTCCCGCAGCCCGCCGGCTTCCTTCGCTTCCGCTGAAGCTTCAGCCGCAGACCCCGCCTTATGACCTTGTATCGTGTTCCACATCCATGCTTTCGGTGCTTGTCTCATCACTTCGGACTCCCCGCAACTTGTGAATAGTCATTCATCCCTAGTCTATCCACCTGCGAGGATGGCTATCCGGCAGGGATTAAATAGAACCCATTGACCTTCGTAGCATCAGCACAGTGTGTCTGCTTTTCCGCTTACATCCCGCGCGATCGCCTCTGCTCCAGCACACAGTATGCGCCTTCCCACTTAGATTATGCCCGATTACCTCCACAGCAAAAAAGACCCCACCTTGTGGAGTCCCGTGATGTATCTTATCAAGTGGAAACGGCTTTGCCGTCCTTTTAAAGGACGGTACCGTGTCGGCGAGAAATAGAAGGATAAATTATCGTGTGAAACATATAAATTCTTATATTTACAGTTAAAGCGGCGTCTGCCCGGCTCTAATCCTGACCCTTGCTGTCCAGCAGCAGCGTAACCGGTCCCCAGTTGGTCAGGGCGACATCCATCATCGCTCCGAACACGCCGGTCTCAACCTGTAGCCCTCCGGCACGCAGCACCTGGTTGAAGTAGTCGTAAAGCCGCTCTGCCTCAGCCGGAGCCGCTGCCGCCATGAAGTTGGGGCGTCTGCCCTTGCGGCAGTCCCCGTACAGTGTGAATTGGGAGACGGACAGAATGGCCCCGCCGGCCTCTGTCACACTATGGTTCATTTTACCGGCATCATCCTCGAAAATCCGCAGTCCGGCAACCTTGTCAGCCAAATACTTGGCATCCTTCTCTGTATCCTCATGGGTTACGCCGACCAGCAGCAGCAGGCCCTCTCCAATGGCTCCGGTCACTGCACCGTCCACCGTCACACTGGAGTTCTTGCAGCGCTGCACAACGACTCTCATCTCATCCTTCAGCTCCTTGCCTTAGCACCTATTGCATAATACGGTTAACGGTATACACATCCTTGACCCGCTTCACTTTGTCGACCACAGACTGCAGGTGATCGGTATTGCGGATCAGAATCGTCATATGGATCATCGCCATCTTGTTCTTGTCGGAGCGCCCGGTGACCGCTGAAATATTGGTCTTGCTCTCCGATACCGCCTGCAGCACTTCATTCAGCAGTCCGTTGCGGTCGTGGCCGGTAATCTCAATATCGACGCTGTAATTAGCCTCCATACTGCCTTCCCACTCCACTTCAATCACGCGCGCTGCTTCCTCCCCGTCCATCTCGTTCGGAAGGTTCGGACAATCCTCACGGTGCACCGATACGCCCCGTCCACGGGTCACATATCCGATGATATCGTCGCCCGGCACAGGATTACAACATCGTGCGAAGCGTACCAGCAGATTGTCGATCCCCTTGACACGGACCCCGTTGGTCGGCTGGTTGCGCTTCTCTCCGCTGGATTTGATCGCCTTCATCTCGGAGGTAAGCTCCAGATGGCCTGCGGCCTCCTCCTGGTCCTTACGCAGCTTCTCAGTCAGCTTGGAGGCGATCTGCGCTGCGGTAATCCCGCCGAAGCCGACCGCCGACAGCATATCCTCCACATCATTGAAGGCGAACTTCTTCGCAGCCTCGGACAATTTGTCCTCCGTCAGCCAGTCAGAGACCTCCACGTTCAGGCGCTTCAGCTCGCGTTCGATGGCCTCCCGGCCCTTCTCCACGTTCTCCTCGCGCTTCTCCTTCTTGAACCACTGCTTGATCTTGCTCCGCGCATGTGAGGACTGGGCAATCTTCAGCCAATCGCGGCTTGGACCGTAAGAATTCTTCGAGGTCAGAATCTCCACGATATCCCCGGTCTTCAGCTTATGGTCAAGCGGAACAATACGCCCGTTCACCTTGGAGCCGATTGTCCGGTTCCCGACCTCGGTATGAATGCGGAACGCGAAATCCAGCGGCACCGAACCGGCAGGCAGCTCCACTACCTCACCCTTAGGCGTGAATACGAAGACCAGATCAGAGAAAAAGTCCATCTTCAGCGATTCTACAAATTCTTCGGCATCCTTGGCTTCGTGCTGAAGCTCCAGAATCTCGCGGAAGAACGGCATCCGGTTCTCGGGATTAACGTTGTTGCTGCTGCCTTCTTTATACGCCCAGTGGGCGGCGATCCCGAATTCGGCCGTGCGGTGCATCTCCCAGGTGCGGATCTGAACCTCCGTCGGCTCTCCTCCCGGACCTACTACGGTTGTATGCAAAGACTGATACATATTCGCCTTGGGCATAGCAATATAGTCCTTGAAACGGCCAGGCATCGGCTTCCAAAGCGTATGAATAATGCCCAAAGTGGCATAACAATCCTTAATATTGTCGACGATAATGCGGATAGCCAGCAGATCATAGATCTCGTTGAACTGCTTGTTCTTCGTGTTCATCTTGTTATAGACACTGTAGATATGCTTCGGACGTCCCGAAAGATCGCCTTCGATGCCCATTTCATCGAGCTTGGCGCGGATGCGGCCGATGACACTGTCAATGAACTGCTCGCGTTCTGCCCGCTTCTTGTGTACAAGATTCGCAATCCGGTAGTACTGCTGCGGGTTCAGGTAACGGAGTGCAATATCCTCCATCTCCCACTTGATCGCCGAGATCCCCAGCCGGTCCGCAATGGGACAAAAGATCTCCAGCGTCTCATAAGAAATCCGGCGCTGACTCTCCTCGGACTGGTATTTGAGCGTACGCATATTATGCAGACGGTCCGCCAGCTTAATCACGATCACCCGGATATCCTGGGCCATAGCGATGAACATCTTGCGGTAGTTCTCGTTCTGCTGCTCTTCCTTGGAGCGGAAGCGGATGCGTTCCAGCTTGGTCAGGCCGTCCACCAGCATGGCGCAGGTATCGCCAAATTTCGTGCGGATCTGCTCCAGGGACACCGTCGTATCTTCCACAACATCATGCAGCAGCGCAGCAATAATGGATATGACATCCATTTGCATATTGACGACAATATCTGCGACCGCCAGCGGATGCAGAATGTATGGCTCCCCCGACTTCCGTACCTGCCCGTGATGAGCCTGATCGGCGAATTCATAAGCTTCACGGATGCGGAGAAGATCTTTTTCTTTTATATAGGCGCCAGCCTTTTCGGTTAGTTGCTCTATGCCCATTCTCGTCGTATCCGTTTCCCTTCTATAATAAAATGAACCTGCAAGCATGCAGAATTTGCAGGTTCCATACGTTCCCGGCTGCATTGCGCTCAGGTTAAAGTTGTCTATAATTATGACGCTTACGAGGGATTCCGTCAACACTTGCCATAGCGTGGTATTCCTGTAAGGGAAAGGGTCAAGAAAAGACAATTTTGTGGCACGGATAAAAATGTTGTTGTAAAAAACCGCTGTTCTATTTAATCTAGTAAAGGCGGTTTTTTAAAAGATAAGAATTGTCAAATCAAATTAGATCAGAAAGAGAAGTGAACTCCATTGCAACGCGAAATTCAAGTTAACGAAAGACTCCCTTGGGGCCCGGGCTTCCTCCTGAGTCTTCAGCATCTGTTCGCCATGTTCGGCAGCACCGTGCTTGTTCCCAACCTGTTCGGGGTAGATCCCGGCATGATCCTGCTGATGAACGGTATCGGCACCTTGCTCTACATTCTGATCTGCCGCGGCAAAATCCCTGCCTATTTGGGTTCAAGCTTCGCCTTCATCTCTCCGGTGCTGCTTGTGCTGAAAGAGCATGCCGGCGACCATGAGCGCGGATATTCGCTTGCATTGGGCGCTTTTATCGTGACTGGTGTTATATTCATTCTTGTGGCTTTAATTGTACGTTATGCCGGTACCGGCTGGATTGATATTGTATTCCCTCCGGCAGTTATGGGAGCGATTGTGGCCACGATTGGACTGGAGCTTGTACCTGTAGCCGCACGGATGGCCGGACTGATTGCACCTGAGGGTGTGGCCACTGCCGACTGGACGCCTGACGGCAAAGCCATTACCCTGTCGCTCGTCACGCTTGGTGTTACCGTGCTCGGCTCCGTGCTGTTCCGCGGCTTCCCCAAAATCATTCATATCCTCATCGGTATTGTTACCGGTTATGTACTCGCTTATATCTTGGGTGAAGTGAATACTGGTGCCATCTCTCAAGCAAGCTTCCTCTCGCATCCCACAATCATTACCCCATCCTTCAACTGGCAGGTCATTCTGACTATTATTCCTGTATCGCTTGTGGTCATTGTGGAGCATATCGGCCATTTGCTGGTCACCAGCAATATCGTCGGCAAGGATCTGACCAAGGACCCGGGACTGGACCGCTCACTGATGGGTAACGGGATTTCAACAGTACTCTCCGGATTCCTGGGGTCTACGCCTAATACAACCTATGGTGAGAATATCGGCGTTATGGCTCTGACTAAGGTGTACTCGGTATATGTTATCGCGGGGGCTGCCGTGATTGCCATCGTGCTGTCGTTCTCCGGAACGTTCTCCTCGGTCATTGCCAACATTCCGCTGCCGGTTATGGGCGGTGTATCCCTGCTGCTGTTCGGTGTCATTGCGGCGTCGGGCCTGCGTATCTTTGTTGAACAAAAAGTCGATTTCTCCAAAGCCACCAACATGATTCTGGCTACGCTCGTCCTGGTTGTCGGCATCAGCGGCATTTC is part of the Paenibacillus sp. FSL M7-0420 genome and harbors:
- the aspS gene encoding aspartate--tRNA ligase, which encodes MTRSHNCGQLTTASIGETVTLNGWVQTRRDLGGVLFIDLRDRTGIVQIVFNPDYSGEALQIADKVRSEYVLSVTGKVVKRDEETINRNLPTGEIEVQITDIEVLNAAKTPPFFIEDGVEVDESLRMKYRYLDLRRPEMHKTLLLRSKSAKIFRDFLDSEGFIDVETPILTKSSPEGARDYLVPSRVHEGEFFALPQSPQIYKQLLMVGGIERYYQMARCFRDEDLRADRQPEFTQFDIETSFMPQDELLSMMEKLMQRLLKETIGVEVSAPFQRLTYAEAIGKYGSDKPDLRFGLELVEMNDIVAESGVKVFASVIEKGGEVKCLNAKGCGTWTRKEIDDLGPYAARYGAKGLAWIQVKDGEFKGPIVKFFSEEEIAAVKERTGAEDGDLLLFSADTKKVVADVLGALRLKIGRQLGLIDDSVFKFAWVTEFPLLGYDEDQKRYVAEHHPFTRPMDEDLHLFDTDPGAIRAQAYDLVLNGYEVGGGSQRIYKRDVQEKMFNALGFSQELAYEKFGYLMDAFEYGTPPHGGIAFGFDRLIMLLAGRTNLRETIAFPKTASATDLLMDAPSPVDAGQLEQLHIKLAPKPEKEKK
- the dtd gene encoding D-aminoacyl-tRNA deacylase — encoded protein: MRVVVQRCKNSSVTVDGAVTGAIGEGLLLLVGVTHEDTEKDAKYLADKVAGLRIFEDDAGKMNHSVTEAGGAILSVSQFTLYGDCRKGRRPNFMAAAAPAEAERLYDYFNQVLRAGGLQVETGVFGAMMDVALTNWGPVTLLLDSKGQD
- a CDS encoding type 1 glutamine amidotransferase domain-containing protein is translated as MSKVAFLLANDFEDSEMKVPYEEVLQAGHQAEIIGLKKNETLLGKKGSVSYAADKAVSEVTAAEYDAIVIPGGSSPENLRLDPDILQFVKDADRAGKTIAAICHGPQILISAELLQGRTLTSYPPLKDDLINAGAEFKDEEVVVDGNYITSRTPKDEPAFVRELLKVL
- a CDS encoding RelA/SpoT family protein, with translation MGIEQLTEKAGAYIKEKDLLRIREAYEFADQAHHGQVRKSGEPYILHPLAVADIVVNMQMDVISIIAALLHDVVEDTTVSLEQIRTKFGDTCAMLVDGLTKLERIRFRSKEEQQNENYRKMFIAMAQDIRVIVIKLADRLHNMRTLKYQSEESQRRISYETLEIFCPIADRLGISAIKWEMEDIALRYLNPQQYYRIANLVHKKRAEREQFIDSVIGRIRAKLDEMGIEGDLSGRPKHIYSVYNKMNTKNKQFNEIYDLLAIRIIVDNIKDCYATLGIIHTLWKPMPGRFKDYIAMPKANMYQSLHTTVVGPGGEPTEVQIRTWEMHRTAEFGIAAHWAYKEGSSNNVNPENRMPFFREILELQHEAKDAEEFVESLKMDFFSDLVFVFTPKGEVVELPAGSVPLDFAFRIHTEVGNRTIGSKVNGRIVPLDHKLKTGDIVEILTSKNSYGPSRDWLKIAQSSHARSKIKQWFKKEKREENVEKGREAIERELKRLNVEVSDWLTEDKLSEAAKKFAFNDVEDMLSAVGFGGITAAQIASKLTEKLRKDQEEAAGHLELTSEMKAIKSSGEKRNQPTNGVRVKGIDNLLVRFARCCNPVPGDDIIGYVTRGRGVSVHREDCPNLPNEMDGEEAARVIEVEWEGSMEANYSVDIEITGHDRNGLLNEVLQAVSESKTNISAVTGRSDKNKMAMIHMTILIRNTDHLQSVVDKVKRVKDVYTVNRIMQ
- the hisS gene encoding histidine--tRNA ligase, which gives rise to MAKERFEKPTGTQDVLPGAVEKWQVVEAKARELCRRFNYREIRTPLFEHTGLFERGVGETTDIVEGEMYTFKDKGDRDLALRPEGTAGVVRAYVQNKLYGEPDVSKLYYIGPMFRYERPQAGRYRQFHQFGIEAFGAVDPAIDAEVISLGYQFYIDLGLKDVRVELNSVGNAPSRAAYREKLLDFLRPMRESLCSDCQRRMERNPLRVLDCKVDQDKFGGAPSILDSLDEECTEHFAKVKGHLDVMGVEYSINPRLVRGLDYYTHTAFEYKAAGIGSIDTVGGGGRYNGLVEEIGGPDQPGIGFGIGLERILLILENQGVSLEAAKPLDVYFVALGEAADLEITKQLFRLRSLGFSAERDYLGRKMKAQMKSADRMSARYTAILGEDELNSGVIALKSMETGEQRTVKLDELAEALIQN
- a CDS encoding tRNA threonylcarbamoyladenosine dehydratase, translated to MLNQFSRTELAIGPEGLAIMKNSTVAVLGIGGVGAMAAEALARTGIGRIILIDKDSVDITNINRQLHALTTTIGQNKTDLMVDRIKLINPDCEAIALNMFYTEETYEELFKYKLDYVIDASDTIIYKIHLIKECLARKIPLISSMGAANKMDPTRFQVADISKTTMDPIARVIRTRLRKEGIKKGVKVVFSTEKPVKPREDVTEQIVPANAPDRRKAKQPPASTSFVPPVVGLIMVSVTVRDLLETGGITFE
- the uraA gene encoding uracil permease yields the protein MQREIQVNERLPWGPGFLLSLQHLFAMFGSTVLVPNLFGVDPGMILLMNGIGTLLYILICRGKIPAYLGSSFAFISPVLLVLKEHAGDHERGYSLALGAFIVTGVIFILVALIVRYAGTGWIDIVFPPAVMGAIVATIGLELVPVAARMAGLIAPEGVATADWTPDGKAITLSLVTLGVTVLGSVLFRGFPKIIHILIGIVTGYVLAYILGEVNTGAISQASFLSHPTIITPSFNWQVILTIIPVSLVVIVEHIGHLLVTSNIVGKDLTKDPGLDRSLMGNGISTVLSGFLGSTPNTTYGENIGVMALTKVYSVYVIAGAAVIAIVLSFSGTFSSVIANIPLPVMGGVSLLLFGVIAASGLRIFVEQKVDFSKATNMILATLVLVVGISGISLKLGGVELKGMALATIVGMVLALLFKLIEVLGLSNEQEADKSAH